The Vibrio orientalis CIP 102891 = ATCC 33934 genome segment CAAAGTACGATATCGATACGCTCACCACCAAGCTCGCCAGATACAGCTTGTACACGTGCACCACGCATACCAACACACGCACCTACAGGGTCGATACGTTTGTCGTTTGTTTTAACTGCGATTTTAGCGCGAGAACCTGGATCGCGAGCTGCACCTTTCAGTTCGATGATCTCTTCAGCGATTTCTGGTACTTCAACACGGAACAGTTCAGCTAGCATTTCTGGCTTAGAGCGTGTGATGAACAGCTGGAAGCCACGTGCTTCTGGAGCAACTTTGTACAGAAGACCACGAACACGGTCACCTGGACGGAAGTTTTCACGAGGAAGTTGGTCATCACGTAGGATAACCGCTTCAGCGTTGTTACCTAGGTCAAGAACAACCGTTTCACGGTTTACTTTCTTAACCACACCAGTAACTAGCTCACCTTCGTTATCGATGAACTGTTCTACGATTTGAGCACGCTCAGCTTCACGTACTTTTTGTACGATAACTTGCTTAGCCGTTTGAGTCGTAATACGGTCAAACGTTACTGACTCAATATCATCTTCAACAAAGTCACCAACATTTAGTTCTGGATCTTCGTATTGAGCCGCTTCTAAAGAGATCTCTTTAGTTGGACTTTCTACAACTTCTACTACTTCCCAGCGACGGAAAGTTTCAAATTCACCAGTTTTACGGTCGATCTCAACACGAACGTCAATTTCCATTTCGTGTTTTTTCTTAGTTGATGTTGCTAGAGCAATTTCAAGGGCTTCAAAGATGCGTTCACGAGGTACCGCTTTTTCGTTCGATACCGCTTCTACTACCGCTAAAATTTCTTTACTCATTTTAAATAGCCTCTAAGACTTTAATTAAAATTTAGGGATAAGGTTAGCTTTTGAGATGTTGCTTAGAGCAAACTCTTCTTCATTACCTTCAACAGTAACAGAGATTGTCTCACCATCGACGGCGTGGATTACACCTTTCCACTTACGACGGTTGCCAACAGCCATCTTCAAAACGATGCTTACCTCGTGACCAATAAATTGTTCATAGTGTGCAGCTTTGAAAAGTGGTCTTTCTAAACCTGGTGAAGACACTTCAAGGTTGTAAGCCACAGTAATTGGATCTTCAACGTCCATAACCGCACTCACTTGGCGGCTAACTTCAGCACAA includes the following:
- the nusA gene encoding transcription termination factor NusA — encoded protein: MSKEILAVVEAVSNEKAVPRERIFEALEIALATSTKKKHEMEIDVRVEIDRKTGEFETFRRWEVVEVVESPTKEISLEAAQYEDPELNVGDFVEDDIESVTFDRITTQTAKQVIVQKVREAERAQIVEQFIDNEGELVTGVVKKVNRETVVLDLGNNAEAVILRDDQLPRENFRPGDRVRGLLYKVAPEARGFQLFITRSKPEMLAELFRVEVPEIAEEIIELKGAARDPGSRAKIAVKTNDKRIDPVGACVGMRGARVQAVSGELGGERIDIVLWDDNPAQFVINAMAPADVASIIVDEDTNTMDIAVEADNLAQAIGRNGQNVRLASQLTGWELNVMTVEDLHKKHAEESQAAIESFMKHLDIEEDFAQLLVEEGFSTLEEVAYVPVNELLEVDGLDEDLVEELRSRAKNALTTLALAQEESFEGVEPAEDLLGLEGLEREMAFKLAAKGVATLEDLADQGIDDIEGIEGLTEERAGELIMAARNICWFGEDA
- the rimP gene encoding ribosome maturation factor RimP yields the protein MTGLERQLTEMLEAPVAASGYELVGLEFIRAGEHSTLRIFIDHENGINVDDCAEVSRQVSAVMDVEDPITVAYNLEVSSPGLERPLFKAAHYEQFIGHEVSIVLKMAVGNRRKWKGVIHAVDGETISVTVEGNEEEFALSNISKANLIPKF